The Streptomyces sp. NBC_00224 genome has a window encoding:
- a CDS encoding ArnT family glycosyltransferase: MHRTSTDSLAPSHSVRTSRVPRPRAEPAAGRGAGYWTRLLPALAALAVLTRLPSFRHPLWNPDEGYLAVQARQLAAGGVLYDTVVDRKPPLLPWLYEAAFAVFGDTSLGPLRVAAVGAQLLTAVLLASTARRRWGDRAGRVAGVLHLLVSVGLNPEDTQAATFEVFMLPFTVAAVRCADRRQWARAGLAVAGAFLTKQTGGAALVPVLWLMWRTAPPRRAALLRTGAGLCGPVLLGALLTGPARFLFWTVTGSGAYASFTGSELHVLARGLINTALLAFACAGLLPPVVRVLRIARTGAADVWLWLASSAGAVLAGFHFFGHYYLQLVPPLVLLAAAALQILPPHRLPGALLASACACALFLAWGLLAPRPELAHAERLAAAVRARSAPDDPVLVWGIHPETYWLSGRAPATRYLTAGLLTNYSGGRDGPQVGEKYGVEGSWPVFRAELTARPPALIVDDSRGEPYAPERLPSLRRLLAARYEPLAGTVDGAVLYVRTQPSVSAASPAG, encoded by the coding sequence GTGCACCGTACGTCCACCGACTCCCTCGCCCCGTCACACTCCGTACGCACGTCACGGGTGCCGCGGCCGCGTGCGGAGCCGGCGGCGGGGCGCGGCGCCGGATACTGGACGCGGCTGCTGCCCGCGCTCGCCGCCCTGGCCGTACTGACCCGGCTGCCCTCCTTCCGGCATCCCCTGTGGAACCCCGACGAGGGCTATCTCGCCGTCCAGGCCCGCCAACTCGCCGCCGGGGGAGTGCTGTACGACACGGTCGTCGACCGCAAGCCGCCGCTGCTGCCCTGGCTGTACGAGGCCGCCTTCGCGGTGTTCGGCGACACCTCGCTCGGCCCGCTGCGGGTCGCGGCGGTCGGGGCGCAGCTGCTCACCGCGGTGCTGCTCGCCTCCACCGCGCGCCGCCGCTGGGGCGACCGGGCGGGCCGGGTCGCGGGCGTGCTGCACCTGCTCGTCTCCGTCGGCCTCAACCCCGAGGACACCCAGGCGGCCACGTTCGAGGTGTTCATGCTGCCGTTCACGGTCGCCGCCGTGCGCTGCGCCGACCGGCGCCAGTGGGCCCGCGCCGGGCTCGCCGTCGCCGGGGCCTTCCTCACCAAGCAGACCGGCGGCGCGGCGCTCGTCCCGGTGCTCTGGCTGATGTGGCGCACGGCCCCGCCGCGCCGCGCCGCCCTGCTGCGCACCGGCGCCGGACTCTGCGGCCCGGTGCTGCTCGGCGCGCTGCTCACCGGCCCGGCCCGGTTCCTGTTCTGGACGGTCACCGGCTCCGGCGCCTACGCCTCCTTCACCGGCTCCGAACTCCACGTCCTGGCCCGGGGGTTGATCAACACCGCGCTCCTCGCGTTCGCCTGCGCCGGGCTCCTCCCGCCGGTGGTGCGGGTGCTGCGGATCGCCAGGACCGGCGCCGCGGACGTGTGGCTGTGGCTCGCCTCCTCGGCCGGGGCCGTCCTCGCCGGCTTCCACTTCTTCGGCCACTACTACCTCCAGCTCGTCCCGCCGCTGGTGCTGCTCGCGGCGGCCGCGCTGCAGATCCTGCCGCCGCACCGGCTGCCCGGCGCGCTGCTCGCGTCGGCCTGCGCCTGCGCGCTCTTCCTCGCCTGGGGCCTGCTCGCCCCGCGCCCCGAACTGGCCCACGCCGAGCGTCTGGCGGCCGCCGTACGGGCGCGCTCGGCGCCGGACGACCCGGTCCTGGTGTGGGGCATACACCCCGAGACGTACTGGCTCTCCGGGCGCGCCCCCGCCACCCGCTATCTGACCGCCGGACTCCTCACCAACTACAGCGGCGGCCGCGACGGCCCCCAGGTGGGCGAGAAGTACGGCGTGGAGGGCTCCTGGCCGGTCTTCCGCGCGGAGCTGACCGCGCGGCCGCCCGCACTGATCGTCGACGACTCCCGGGGCGAGCCGTACGCCCCCGAACGCCTCCCGAGCCTGCGCCGACTGCTCGCGGCCCGCTACGAGCCGCTGGCCGGGACGGTCGACGGGGCCGTCCTGTACGTACGGACTCAGCCGTCCGTGTCCGCCGCGTCCCCGGCGGGATGA
- a CDS encoding NTP pyrophosphohydrolase has translation MGTTSLVIVDAANVVGSVPDGWWRDRRGAAERLRDRLTGYAQTGLPGCPGPVDLVLVVEGAARGVEPVAGVRVDSAPGSGDDRIVELAAGRARDRPCLVVTADRELRRRVEAHGARCVGPRAVRHPAGDAADTDG, from the coding sequence ATGGGGACGACCTCGCTGGTGATCGTGGACGCGGCCAATGTGGTGGGCTCGGTGCCGGACGGCTGGTGGCGCGACCGGCGCGGCGCCGCGGAGCGCCTGCGCGACCGCCTGACGGGCTACGCCCAGACCGGTCTGCCGGGCTGTCCGGGCCCCGTCGACCTGGTCCTGGTGGTCGAGGGCGCGGCCCGCGGGGTGGAGCCGGTGGCGGGGGTACGGGTCGACTCGGCGCCCGGCAGCGGCGACGACCGGATCGTGGAGCTGGCCGCCGGGCGCGCCCGGGACCGCCCCTGTCTGGTGGTGACGGCCGACCGCGAGCTGCGCCGCCGGGTGGAGGCGCACGGGGCGCGGTGCGTGGGGCCGCGGGCGGTGCGTCATCCCGCCGGGGACGCGGCGGACACGGACGGCTGA